A single genomic interval of Rhizobiales bacterium GAS188 harbors:
- a CDS encoding C-terminal domain on Strawberry notch homologue: MNFLPAFSAVAAEPVAAPATLPRDAGAQLINAAGLLLPDLERGREIDASRLRAAMSQACGGSDAEGAWNWKTAYDACEAAQVLFLRKFGPAMSARAGSPAAQLAMLAKVAALLPTHTKRSEESQALQQFSTPIGLSFAASVAAAITPADLVLEPSAGTGLLAIFAELAGASLVLNELAATRVDLLSRLFPDAPVTRHDAAHIHDHLDAAVRPSVVLMNPPFSVAAHVEGRVTDAALRHITSALARLGEGGRLVAITGANLSPDNPTWRDAFVRLQERGRVVFTAPIDGRAYARHGTNVDTRLTVIDRVPAENPKVFPASPGAATDPATLLAWVGQCVPPRPTVTVPASRAAAPISARVTRTRLVRGTAPARPSPVPGTDHAGVELAYETIDWKPAEGGRITEALYEGYSLQSIRISGARAHPTRLVQSAAMASVAPPKPSYRPHLPHAAIKDGLLSDAQLESVIYAGEAHCGHLAGSWTVDETFDVVSAAPDEAENAIRFRRGWFLGDGTGAGKGRQVAGILLDNWLKGRRRAVWVSKSDKLIEDAQRDWAALGQERLLITPLSRFRQGAPIRLDEGILFTTYATLRSDERGEKVSRVRQIVDWLGSDFDGVVVFDESHALANAVGTKGERGDQAPSQQGRAGLRLQHALPDARTLYVSATGATSVHNLAYAQRLGLWGGADFPFATRSEFVEAIEAGGVAAMEVLARDLKALGLYAARSLSYEGIEYELVEHQLTAEQIRIYDAYAGAFQIIHNNLNEALEATNITGENRTLNGQAKSAARSAFESAKQRFFNHLITAMKTPALIAAVERDLAAGWACVIQIVSTGEALMERRLAEVPTEEWGDVQVDITPREYVLDYLAHSFPTQLYEPYTDDAGNLFSRPVLDADGHQVQCREAMDRRDRMIEHLASLAPVPGALDQIVQRFGTDLVAEVTGRSRRIVRKGDRLCVENRAGSANLAETQAFMDDEKRILVFSDAGGTGRSYHADLGAKNRRLRVHYLLEAGWKADAAVQGLGRSNRTNQAQPPLFRPIATDVKAEKRFLSTIARRLDTLGAITKDQRQTGGQGLFRSDDNLESVYGRAALRQLYVLIYTGKVEGCSLGAFEDATGLQLTDGDGSLREELPAITTFLNRLLALTIGLQNTLFGVFEDLLRTNIEGAIASGIYDLGLETVTAESLAVTHRRTLYSHSQTGAQTQLFTIRRRDRNQPLTLADALARAHDRHAKLMVNTQSGRAAVQVPTSSSLLDDGRVERRVRLLRPMEKPAIGVEALERTHWREADAETFARAWNAEMAQVPEFTESDLHIVTGLLLPIWRKLPADSMRVYRLQTDDGERVIGRLVSPAFVAQAAASEGHTIAPADAWTALLDGRTLVRLEDGLELRRSKIMGEFRVELSGFTDGMVERLKAIGLIAEIISWKLRLFVPTGTQGPAILAGVLERYPIVRIADKAAA; encoded by the coding sequence ATGAATTTCCTCCCCGCCTTTTCGGCCGTTGCGGCCGAGCCCGTTGCCGCGCCTGCCACGCTCCCGCGAGACGCCGGTGCCCAGCTCATTAACGCGGCCGGTCTGCTGCTCCCCGATCTCGAACGCGGACGTGAGATCGACGCGTCTCGACTTCGCGCCGCCATGTCGCAAGCCTGCGGCGGCTCCGACGCCGAGGGCGCCTGGAACTGGAAGACAGCCTATGACGCCTGCGAGGCGGCGCAGGTCCTGTTCCTGCGCAAGTTCGGTCCGGCCATGTCGGCGCGTGCCGGATCGCCTGCCGCGCAGCTCGCCATGCTCGCCAAGGTCGCGGCACTCCTGCCGACGCATACGAAGCGTTCCGAAGAGAGCCAGGCGCTGCAGCAATTCTCGACGCCGATCGGGCTTTCCTTCGCGGCCAGCGTCGCCGCAGCGATCACGCCGGCCGACCTGGTGCTCGAGCCATCCGCCGGCACGGGGCTGCTCGCCATCTTCGCAGAGCTCGCCGGCGCTTCCCTCGTCCTCAACGAACTCGCAGCAACCCGCGTGGACCTGCTCAGCCGCTTGTTTCCCGATGCTCCTGTCACGCGGCACGACGCCGCTCATATTCACGACCACCTCGACGCCGCTGTGCGTCCGTCCGTGGTGCTGATGAATCCCCCCTTCTCGGTCGCGGCGCATGTCGAGGGCCGGGTCACGGACGCGGCGCTTCGACACATCACCTCGGCGCTCGCCCGGTTGGGGGAGGGGGGACGTCTGGTCGCCATCACGGGCGCCAACCTCTCTCCCGATAATCCGACCTGGCGCGACGCCTTCGTCCGGCTTCAGGAGCGCGGCCGCGTCGTGTTCACGGCTCCCATCGACGGGCGGGCCTATGCGCGCCATGGGACAAATGTCGATACGCGCCTCACCGTCATCGATCGCGTGCCTGCCGAGAATCCGAAAGTCTTCCCGGCTTCGCCAGGGGCCGCGACCGATCCCGCCACGCTATTGGCGTGGGTGGGGCAATGCGTGCCGCCGCGACCCACCGTGACGGTGCCGGCGTCTCGCGCTGCCGCGCCCATCAGTGCCCGAGTGACCCGCACTCGCCTGGTGCGCGGCACCGCTCCCGCTCGCCCCTCTCCCGTCCCGGGCACTGATCACGCCGGTGTCGAGCTCGCCTACGAGACCATCGACTGGAAACCAGCCGAGGGCGGTCGCATCACCGAGGCGCTTTATGAAGGCTATAGCCTCCAGTCGATCCGCATTTCCGGCGCCCGGGCGCATCCCACCCGCCTTGTGCAGTCGGCTGCAATGGCCTCGGTCGCCCCGCCCAAACCCTCGTACCGGCCGCATCTGCCGCACGCCGCTATCAAGGATGGGCTCCTGTCCGACGCCCAGCTCGAGAGCGTGATCTATGCGGGCGAGGCGCATTGCGGACACCTCGCGGGATCATGGACGGTGGACGAGACCTTCGATGTGGTCTCGGCCGCGCCGGACGAGGCTGAGAACGCTATCCGCTTCCGTCGAGGCTGGTTTCTGGGAGATGGCACCGGCGCCGGCAAGGGCCGTCAGGTTGCCGGCATCCTCCTCGACAATTGGCTCAAAGGCCGCCGCCGTGCGGTGTGGGTGTCCAAATCCGACAAGCTCATCGAGGATGCCCAGCGCGACTGGGCGGCGCTTGGCCAGGAGCGGCTGCTGATCACGCCGTTGTCGCGGTTCCGCCAGGGCGCGCCGATCCGCCTGGACGAAGGCATCCTGTTCACCACCTACGCGACCCTTCGGTCCGATGAGCGCGGCGAGAAGGTTTCGCGGGTCCGTCAGATCGTCGACTGGCTGGGCTCGGACTTCGACGGTGTGGTGGTCTTCGACGAGAGCCATGCGCTCGCCAATGCCGTTGGCACCAAGGGCGAGCGCGGCGACCAGGCGCCTTCGCAGCAGGGCAGGGCGGGCTTGCGCCTGCAGCACGCCCTGCCGGATGCCCGCACCCTCTATGTCTCCGCCACGGGGGCAACCTCGGTCCACAATCTCGCCTATGCCCAGCGGCTCGGTCTCTGGGGTGGCGCCGACTTTCCCTTCGCGACACGCTCGGAGTTCGTGGAGGCGATCGAGGCGGGCGGTGTCGCCGCCATGGAGGTGCTGGCGCGCGATCTCAAGGCGCTCGGCCTGTATGCTGCCCGCTCGCTCTCCTATGAGGGGATCGAGTACGAGCTCGTCGAGCACCAGCTCACTGCCGAGCAGATCCGCATCTATGACGCCTATGCGGGCGCCTTCCAGATCATCCACAACAACCTCAATGAGGCGCTCGAGGCCACCAACATCACGGGTGAGAACCGCACGCTGAACGGCCAGGCCAAGTCTGCAGCGCGCTCGGCCTTCGAGAGTGCCAAGCAGCGCTTCTTCAACCATCTGATCACGGCGATGAAGACGCCGGCACTGATCGCCGCGGTCGAGCGCGATCTCGCAGCCGGCTGGGCCTGCGTCATCCAGATCGTCTCGACCGGCGAGGCGCTGATGGAGCGCAGGCTTGCCGAGGTTCCGACCGAGGAGTGGGGCGACGTCCAGGTTGATATCACTCCGCGCGAGTACGTACTCGACTACCTCGCGCATTCGTTTCCGACACAGCTCTACGAGCCCTACACCGACGATGCGGGAAATCTCTTCTCCCGACCGGTGCTCGACGCCGATGGCCATCAGGTCCAGTGCCGCGAGGCCATGGACCGGCGTGATCGCATGATCGAGCATCTGGCGTCGCTCGCTCCCGTCCCGGGCGCGCTCGATCAGATCGTGCAGCGGTTCGGGACGGATCTCGTCGCCGAGGTCACGGGCCGGTCACGGCGCATCGTACGCAAAGGCGACCGCCTGTGCGTCGAGAATCGCGCTGGCTCCGCCAATCTCGCCGAGACGCAAGCCTTCATGGATGATGAGAAGCGCATCCTCGTCTTCTCCGACGCTGGCGGCACGGGGCGCAGCTACCATGCCGATCTCGGCGCGAAGAACCGACGCCTAAGGGTCCACTATCTGCTCGAGGCCGGCTGGAAGGCCGATGCGGCCGTCCAGGGGCTTGGCCGCTCGAACCGCACCAACCAGGCGCAGCCGCCCCTCTTCCGGCCGATCGCCACCGACGTGAAGGCCGAGAAGCGCTTTCTCTCCACCATCGCGCGCCGCCTCGACACGCTCGGCGCCATCACCAAGGACCAGCGCCAGACCGGCGGCCAGGGCCTGTTTCGCTCCGACGACAATCTCGAATCCGTTTATGGCCGGGCTGCGCTGCGCCAGCTCTATGTGCTCATCTACACCGGCAAGGTCGAGGGTTGCTCGCTCGGCGCCTTCGAGGATGCGACCGGCTTGCAGCTCACCGATGGCGACGGCTCGCTCCGGGAGGAGCTGCCGGCGATCACGACCTTTCTCAACCGTCTGCTGGCGCTCACCATCGGTCTGCAGAACACGCTGTTTGGCGTGTTCGAAGACCTGCTGCGCACCAATATCGAGGGCGCGATCGCCTCCGGCATCTATGATCTCGGCCTCGAGACGGTCACGGCCGAGAGCCTGGCCGTCACCCATCGCCGCACGCTCTATTCGCATTCGCAGACCGGGGCGCAGACTCAACTGTTCACGATCCGCCGGCGCGACCGCAACCAGCCGCTGACCCTCGCGGACGCACTTGCGCGTGCGCACGACCGCCACGCGAAACTCATGGTGAACACCCAATCCGGACGCGCCGCCGTCCAGGTCCCGACCTCGAGCTCGCTGCTCGACGATGGCCGGGTCGAGCGTCGCGTGCGGCTGCTGCGGCCGATGGAGAAGCCCGCAATTGGAGTCGAGGCGCTAGAGCGCACCCATTGGCGCGAAGCCGACGCCGAGACGTTCGCACGCGCTTGGAACGCCGAGATGGCGCAGGTGCCGGAATTTACCGAGAGCGACTTGCACATCGTCACAGGGCTGTTGCTGCCGATCTGGAGAAAGCTTCCAGCCGACTCGATGCGCGTCTATCGCCTTCAGACGGACGACGGCGAGCGGGTCATCGGGCGTCTCGTGTCACCGGCCTTTGTGGCTCAGGCCGCGGCGTCCGAGGGCCACACGATCGCACCGGCGGATGCCTGGACGGCGCTGCTCGACGGCCGTACCTTGGTGCGGCTCGAGGATGGCCTGGAGCTTCGCCGGTCCAAGATCATGGGCGAATTCCGGGTCGAGCTCTCGGGTTTCACCGACGGCATGGTGGAGCGCTTGAAGGCGATCGGCCTGATCGCGGAAATCATCTCATGGAAGCTGCGCCTGTTTGTGCCGACGGGCACGCAAGGGCCAGCGATCCTGGCAGGGGTGTTGGAGCGGTATCCCATTGTCCGCATCGCCGACAAAGCGGCAGCGTGA
- a CDS encoding ParB family protein has translation MAKALQKIALSSSRDIPFDKLVLSQSNVRRLKTGISIEELAGDIARRTLLQSLNVRPVLDAEGEETGMFEVPAGGRRFRALELLVKQKRMAKTQPVPCVVRTAGLAEEDSLAENSQREALHPLDQFRGFQTLREKGLSEEEIAARFFVSPLVVKQRLKLAAVSDKLLDVYARDGMTLEQLMAFTVTNDQARQEQVWEALSRSYSKEPYQIRRQLTEGAVEADDKRACFVGIEAYQAAGGTVLRDLFQQDRGGWLQDPALLDRLVTQKLQAEAENLRGEGWKWIAASPEFPYGHTAGLRRLTGETVEMTDEERAASEALREEYDRLEEEYADADMPEEVDRRLSEIETAIAAFEERPVIYDPAEIAAAGVFVSIDSDGRLRIARGYVRPEDEAPVSAAPEGGEAAASYPDGEAGRAVITIGGVATSETETPDEDDGVRPLSERLVTELTAQRTLALRDALANAPDMAFVAVLHALCLGAFHHYASDTCLEITAKSSGFGTQAPSLNDTPSAKAIEARHDAWARQLPDEPGDLWDALIAFDGDTRTALFAHCASVTVNVVKEPWNRRPGAFEHGDRLARAVDLDMAAAGWAPTVDNYLGRVPKARILEAVREAKGEASTQLIDHLKKTDMAKEAERLLAGSGWLPEPLRTPALDIAASGNGPDTQALPAFLADEADPEQPVHQAFATE, from the coding sequence ATGGCGAAGGCCCTCCAGAAGATTGCGCTCAGCTCCTCCCGCGACATCCCATTCGACAAACTGGTGCTCAGCCAGTCCAATGTGCGCCGGCTGAAAACCGGAATCTCCATCGAGGAGCTCGCTGGGGATATCGCCCGGCGCACGCTCCTGCAGAGCCTGAATGTCCGCCCCGTGCTCGACGCCGAGGGGGAGGAAACCGGGATGTTCGAGGTGCCGGCCGGCGGCCGCCGGTTTCGCGCGCTCGAGCTCCTGGTCAAGCAGAAGCGCATGGCGAAGACGCAGCCCGTCCCGTGTGTGGTGAGGACCGCCGGGCTTGCCGAGGAGGACTCCTTGGCCGAGAACTCCCAGCGCGAAGCCCTGCATCCCCTCGATCAGTTCCGCGGCTTCCAGACCTTGCGCGAGAAGGGTCTCAGCGAGGAGGAGATCGCGGCCCGCTTCTTCGTGAGTCCGCTTGTCGTCAAGCAGCGCCTGAAGCTCGCGGCCGTTTCGGATAAGCTCCTCGACGTCTACGCCAGGGATGGCATGACGCTCGAGCAGCTCATGGCGTTCACGGTCACCAACGACCAGGCGCGTCAGGAGCAGGTCTGGGAAGCGCTCTCCCGATCCTACAGCAAGGAGCCATACCAGATTCGGCGCCAGCTGACCGAAGGCGCGGTCGAGGCCGACGACAAGCGGGCGTGCTTCGTGGGTATCGAAGCCTATCAGGCCGCAGGCGGCACCGTGCTGCGCGATCTGTTCCAACAGGACCGTGGCGGGTGGCTGCAGGATCCGGCGTTGCTCGATCGGCTGGTGACGCAGAAGCTGCAGGCCGAGGCCGAAAACCTTCGCGGCGAAGGCTGGAAGTGGATCGCAGCCTCACCCGAGTTCCCATACGGCCACACGGCCGGGCTGCGCCGCCTCACGGGCGAAACGGTCGAGATGACGGATGAAGAGCGGGCCGCCAGCGAGGCACTGAGAGAAGAATATGACCGGCTCGAGGAGGAATACGCCGACGCCGACATGCCCGAGGAGGTCGATCGCCGGCTTTCCGAGATCGAGACCGCGATCGCGGCCTTCGAGGAGCGGCCCGTGATCTACGATCCGGCCGAGATCGCCGCCGCCGGCGTCTTCGTCAGCATCGACAGCGATGGCCGTCTGCGCATCGCGCGCGGATATGTGCGGCCCGAGGATGAGGCGCCCGTCTCGGCCGCGCCTGAAGGAGGTGAAGCCGCGGCTTCGTATCCCGACGGCGAGGCCGGGCGCGCCGTGATCACCATTGGCGGGGTCGCCACTTCCGAGACCGAGACCCCGGACGAGGATGACGGCGTCCGCCCGCTATCCGAGCGCCTGGTGACCGAGCTCACCGCGCAGCGCACACTTGCGCTACGAGACGCGCTTGCGAACGCGCCTGACATGGCCTTTGTCGCGGTGCTGCACGCGCTCTGCCTCGGCGCCTTCCACCACTACGCTTCCGATACCTGCCTCGAGATCACGGCCAAGAGCTCGGGCTTCGGCACGCAGGCGCCCAGCCTGAACGATACACCATCCGCCAAGGCGATCGAGGCGCGCCATGACGCCTGGGCACGGCAGCTGCCCGACGAGCCCGGCGATCTGTGGGACGCCCTGATCGCCTTTGATGGCGATACCCGCACGGCGCTGTTCGCTCATTGCGCCTCGGTCACCGTCAATGTCGTGAAGGAGCCATGGAACCGCCGCCCTGGCGCGTTCGAGCATGGCGATCGTCTTGCCCGGGCAGTGGATCTCGACATGGCCGCCGCCGGCTGGGCTCCGACCGTGGACAATTACCTCGGCCGGGTTCCGAAGGCTCGGATCCTCGAGGCCGTGCGAGAGGCGAAGGGCGAGGCCTCCACTCAGCTCATCGACCATCTGAAGAAGACCGACATGGCCAAGGAGGCCGAGCGGCTGCTTGCCGGCAGCGGCTGGCTGCCCGAACCGCTGCGCACGCCCGCGCTCGACATCGCCGCTTCCGGAAACGGACCGGACACGCAGGCGCTGCCAGCGTTCCTCGCCGATGAGGCTGATCCGGAACAGCCCGTGCACCAGGCCTTCGCGACCGAATGA
- a CDS encoding Phasin protein, with protein sequence MFVQYEDFQNCGQQGMDAALKNFGMASKGFQAIAGELVDFSKGQFEAGSAAFEKLVGVRTFEKAVEVQADYAKQIFEGFVAHSTKVGQIVSNLAKETMKPVQTVITQVTPIASTSSK encoded by the coding sequence ATGTTTGTGCAGTATGAAGACTTTCAGAACTGCGGTCAGCAGGGCATGGACGCCGCGCTCAAGAATTTCGGCATGGCGTCGAAGGGATTCCAGGCGATCGCCGGCGAACTTGTGGATTTCTCAAAGGGGCAGTTTGAAGCGGGTTCCGCCGCCTTCGAGAAGCTTGTCGGAGTGAGGACCTTCGAAAAGGCGGTCGAGGTTCAGGCTGATTATGCGAAGCAAATTTTCGAGGGCTTTGTGGCCCATTCGACGAAGGTCGGGCAGATTGTCAGCAACCTCGCCAAGGAGACGATGAAGCCGGTTCAGACCGTCATCACCCAAGTGACCCCAATTGCCTCCACGAGCTCGAAGTGA
- a CDS encoding hypothetical protein (manually curated): protein MQCPWKKRETVMRHLRRTLRLAAGIGAMLLLCAAGRAQSILTYHHDGARSGLYVMPRLTWQRAGGMHLDPDFDARIEGHIYAQPLFWHDRQTGRKLVIVATEDDVVYGLDAHDGKVAWKTSLGRPVPRSALPCGNIAPLGITGTPVIDGIKDTLYLDAMVEAEDGSGAQHLVFGLSVSDGSVLPGFPVNVAEALRARGMTFAPRLQNQRGALLIAENKLFIPYGGHYGDCGQYHGWVVGIDLNDPRSVDAWSTRAAGGGIWAPGGISYDGRSLFVATGNTKGAREWADGEAIIRLGLDLKPSTDPRDFFAPTDWKALDDSDLDLGGVNALPLDVSDPGGKTALLLALGKDGKAYLLDRTSLGGIGGARAVERVARNAIITAPAVLPTQNGSLVAFEGSGASCPNRVTTAGLTVLKIEAHPAPKISTAWCGDIRGRGAPIVTTDDDNSNPIIWMVGAEGDDRLHGFRADTGAPVFIGGGPAESMQGLRHFVTILASDDRLFVAGDGRIYAFKP, encoded by the coding sequence ATGCAATGCCCCTGGAAGAAGAGAGAGACGGTCATGCGACACCTACGCCGCACCCTCCGGCTCGCCGCAGGGATCGGTGCGATGCTGCTGCTCTGCGCGGCTGGTCGTGCCCAGTCGATCCTGACCTATCACCACGACGGAGCCCGTAGCGGCCTCTACGTGATGCCGCGCCTCACGTGGCAACGCGCGGGCGGGATGCACCTCGATCCCGATTTCGACGCCCGGATTGAAGGGCACATCTATGCACAACCGCTCTTCTGGCACGATCGCCAGACCGGCCGAAAGCTGGTCATCGTGGCGACGGAAGACGATGTGGTCTACGGCCTCGACGCCCACGATGGGAAGGTCGCGTGGAAGACATCCTTGGGCCGTCCCGTGCCCCGCTCCGCCTTGCCTTGCGGCAATATCGCCCCGCTCGGCATCACAGGAACGCCGGTGATCGACGGCATCAAGGACACGCTCTATCTCGACGCCATGGTCGAGGCCGAGGATGGATCCGGCGCGCAGCATCTCGTCTTCGGCTTGTCCGTGAGCGACGGCTCTGTGCTCCCCGGCTTTCCCGTGAACGTCGCCGAAGCGCTCCGCGCGCGCGGCATGACCTTTGCGCCGCGTCTGCAAAACCAGCGCGGCGCCTTGCTGATCGCGGAGAACAAGCTCTTCATTCCCTATGGTGGACATTACGGCGATTGCGGACAATACCACGGCTGGGTCGTCGGCATCGATCTCAACGATCCCCGGTCTGTCGACGCCTGGAGCACGCGAGCCGCCGGCGGTGGTATCTGGGCACCCGGGGGCATCAGCTATGATGGGCGGTCCCTGTTCGTCGCTACCGGCAATACCAAGGGCGCTCGCGAGTGGGCGGATGGCGAGGCGATTATCCGCTTGGGCCTCGATCTCAAGCCCTCGACGGATCCGCGCGACTTCTTTGCGCCGACCGACTGGAAGGCCCTCGATGACAGCGACCTCGATCTCGGCGGCGTCAACGCGCTGCCGCTCGATGTGTCCGACCCCGGCGGAAAGACGGCGCTGCTCCTGGCGCTCGGCAAGGACGGCAAGGCGTACCTGCTCGATCGCACGAGCCTGGGCGGCATCGGCGGCGCCCGCGCTGTCGAGCGCGTGGCGCGCAACGCCATCATCACGGCGCCCGCGGTCCTCCCGACGCAGAACGGCTCCCTGGTCGCGTTCGAAGGCTCCGGCGCCAGCTGTCCCAACCGGGTCACGACCGCTGGCCTCACTGTGCTCAAGATCGAGGCGCATCCCGCGCCCAAGATCTCGACGGCCTGGTGCGGCGACATCCGCGGGCGCGGGGCTCCGATCGTCACCACTGACGACGACAACTCCAACCCGATTATCTGGATGGTCGGCGCCGAGGGCGACGATCGGCTGCATGGCTTCCGCGCGGACACCGGCGCTCCCGTCTTCATCGGCGGCGGGCCGGCCGAGTCGATGCAGGGACTTCGCCACTTCGTCACCATCCTCGCCAGCGACGATCGGCTGTTTGTCGCGGGCGATGGTCGGATCTACGCTTTCAAGCCATAG
- a CDS encoding chaperonin GroEL, whose translation MSAKDVRFSTDARDRMLRGIDILNNAVKVTLGPKGRNVILDKSYGAPRITKDGVAVAKEIELEDKFENMGAQMVREVASKTNELAGDGTTTATVLAASIMKEGMKLVAAGMNPMDLKRGIDIAVTAVVKDIERRAKKVQSSEEIAQIGTVASNGDESIGKMIAEAMKKVGNEGVITVEEAKTAVTELDVVEGMQFDRGYLSPYFITNAEKMMAELEEPYVLIHEKKLSSLQTMLPILEAVVQTGKPLLIIAEDIDGEALATLVVNKLRGGLKVAAVKAPGFGDRRKAMLEDIAVLTAGNLIAEDLGIKLENVTLDMLGRAKKVRIEKENTTIIDGAGKKQDIQARIAQLKAQVEETTSDYDREKLQERLAKLAGGVAVIRVGGATEVEVKEKKDRVEDAMHATKAAVEEGIVPGGGVALLRAKAAIGKLVNENDDVQSGINIVLKALESPIRQIAENSGVEGSIVVSKVMGNKSQTFGFDAQKEEYVDMLSAGIVDPAKVVRVALQDAASIAGLLITTEAMVAETPKKGAPAMPGAGGMGGMDY comes from the coding sequence ATGTCCGCCAAAGACGTCAGATTTTCAACCGATGCCCGCGACAGGATGCTGCGCGGGATCGATATTCTCAATAACGCCGTGAAGGTGACGCTCGGTCCAAAAGGCCGCAACGTCATTCTCGACAAGTCATATGGTGCACCGCGCATCACCAAGGACGGCGTCGCCGTCGCCAAGGAGATCGAGCTCGAGGACAAGTTCGAGAATATGGGGGCCCAGATGGTGCGCGAGGTCGCCTCCAAAACAAATGAACTCGCCGGCGACGGCACCACGACCGCGACGGTGCTCGCCGCCTCGATCATGAAGGAAGGCATGAAGCTTGTCGCCGCCGGCATGAATCCGATGGATCTCAAGCGCGGCATCGACATCGCGGTGACCGCGGTGGTGAAGGACATCGAGCGCCGTGCGAAGAAGGTGCAGTCCTCCGAGGAGATCGCGCAGATCGGGACCGTCGCATCGAATGGCGACGAGTCCATCGGCAAGATGATCGCCGAAGCGATGAAGAAGGTCGGCAATGAGGGGGTGATCACGGTCGAGGAGGCAAAGACCGCCGTGACCGAGCTCGACGTCGTCGAAGGCATGCAGTTCGATCGCGGCTATCTCTCGCCCTACTTCATCACCAATGCCGAGAAGATGATGGCCGAGCTCGAGGAGCCCTACGTCCTCATCCACGAGAAGAAGCTGTCGTCGCTGCAGACGATGCTGCCGATCCTCGAGGCGGTGGTGCAGACGGGCAAGCCGCTCCTCATCATCGCGGAGGACATCGATGGCGAGGCGCTCGCCACGCTCGTCGTCAACAAGCTGCGCGGCGGCCTCAAGGTCGCGGCCGTCAAGGCGCCTGGCTTCGGCGACCGCCGCAAGGCGATGCTCGAGGACATTGCGGTCCTGACCGCCGGCAACCTGATCGCCGAGGATCTCGGCATCAAGCTCGAGAACGTGACGCTCGATATGCTCGGCCGCGCCAAGAAGGTGCGCATCGAGAAGGAGAACACCACGATCATCGATGGTGCCGGCAAGAAGCAGGACATCCAGGCGCGCATCGCCCAGCTCAAGGCGCAGGTCGAGGAGACAACCTCGGACTATGACCGCGAGAAGCTCCAGGAGCGGCTTGCAAAGCTGGCGGGCGGCGTCGCGGTGATCCGCGTCGGCGGCGCGACCGAGGTCGAGGTGAAAGAGAAGAAGGATCGCGTCGAGGACGCCATGCATGCGACCAAGGCAGCTGTCGAGGAAGGCATCGTTCCGGGCGGCGGCGTCGCGCTCCTGCGCGCCAAGGCAGCCATCGGCAAGCTCGTGAATGAGAACGACGACGTCCAGTCCGGCATCAACATCGTGCTCAAGGCGCTGGAATCTCCGATCCGCCAGATCGCTGAGAATTCGGGCGTGGAAGGCTCAATCGTGGTGAGCAAGGTGATGGGCAACAAATCCCAGACCTTCGGCTTCGACGCCCAGAAGGAGGAGTATGTCGACATGCTGAGCGCCGGCATCGTCGACCCGGCCAAAGTCGTTCGGGTCGCCCTCCAGGATGCGGCTTCCATTGCCGGCCTTCTGATCACGACCGAGGCCATGGTCGCCGAGACGCCGAAGAAGGGTGCTCCGGCTATGCCAGGTGCGGGCGGCATGGGCGGGATGGACTATTGA
- a CDS encoding chaperonin GroES, which translates to MKFRPLHDRVVIRRLEGEDKTKGGIIIPDTVKEKPQEGEIIAVGPGARDESGKLVPLDVKAGDRILFGKWSGTEVKIDGEDLLIMKESDIMGVLEVSASRKKAA; encoded by the coding sequence ATGAAATTCCGTCCGCTGCACGACCGCGTCGTGATCCGCCGTCTCGAGGGCGAGGACAAGACGAAGGGTGGCATCATCATTCCCGATACCGTCAAGGAGAAGCCACAAGAGGGCGAGATCATCGCGGTCGGGCCTGGAGCCCGCGACGAGAGCGGCAAGCTCGTTCCGCTCGACGTCAAGGCCGGCGATCGCATTCTGTTCGGCAAGTGGTCCGGCACCGAGGTGAAGATCGACGGCGAGGATCTCCTCATCATGAAGGAGAGCGACATCATGGGCGTGCTCGAGGTGTCGGCTTCTCGCAAGAAGGCGGCCTGA